Proteins co-encoded in one Hypanus sabinus isolate sHypSab1 chromosome 6, sHypSab1.hap1, whole genome shotgun sequence genomic window:
- the LOC132395129 gene encoding vitronectin-like, which translates to MELRTVLVALSLLSSAVADEESCAGRCDLGMEVGKKCQCDALCSFFSSCCRDYNSVCGKTPGDEFPFLDDEADEGFTNGSDYYSEPYWPYWDYEQNDTDFYPEPNGTDIYPEPEPEPSVEPEPSVEPVPSPHPEPSVQPEPSVEPEPSPEPTDVCTSNKPIDAITELKNASSFAFVGKYCYELTVHGVVDGYPKLIHDVWGVHGPIDAAFTRINCEGKTYLFKGKFYWRFHNGDMEAGFPKLIKKEFPGIPDNVDAALAIPAPGIGGKEQVYFFKGRDYWKYVFRRQPSQEECARVSISVPFRRYIQFMLLDWEKDFFTELFGSPGTVGTFGPFRTGDDWRGLPARIDSAMTGKLFEVSKLIARHHRKKGHRHRRRKRHRHHGRKQHRHRGRKGRWRSGKRWQKSSQEQSWSSDEDDSYIFVPCQSVFFFSGGDYYRVDLETKRVAFARPAYPWSTAKYWFKCKDAFE; encoded by the exons ATGGAGCTCCGGACTGTCCTCGTCGCCCTTTCGTTGCTCAGCTCCGCCGTTGCCGATGAAG AATCCTGTGCCGGTCGCTGTGATCTGGGGATGGAGGTGGGAAAGAAGTGTCAGTGTGacgctctctgcagtttcttctcAAGTTGCTGCCGGGATTACAACTCCGTCTGTGGAAAAA CTCCCGGGGATGAGTTTCCCTTCCTGGACGATGAAGCTGATGAAGGCTTTACGAATGGGTCGGATTATTATTCCGAACCGTACTGGCCGTATTGGGATTATGAACAGAATGATACAGATTTTTATCCCGAACCAAATGGGACGGACATCTATCCTGAACCAGAACCGGAGCCTAGTGTGGAACCGGAACCCAGTGTGGAACCGGTGCCGAGCCCGCATCCGGAACCCAGTGTGCAACCGGAGCCGAGCGTAGAACCGGAGCCGAGTCCGGAACCAACGGATGTGTGCACCAGTAATAAGCCAATCGATGCGATCACCGAGCTGAAGAACGCATCCAGCTTCGCCTTTGTGG GGAAGTACTGCTATGAATTGACTGTACACGGTGTCGTTGATGGATATCCTAAGCTGATTCACGATGTGTGGGGAGTGCACGGCCCCATCGATGCTGCCTTCACACGAATAAACTGCGAGGGAAAGACGTATCTGTTCAAG GGTAAGTTTTACTGGCGTTTCCACAATGGCGACATGGAGGCCGGATTCCCGAAGCTGATCAAGAAAGAATTTCCCGGAATTCCGGACAATGTTGACGCCGCATTGGCAATACCAGCACCTGGGATCGGCGGGAAAGAGCAAGTCTACTTCTTCAAGG GCCGTGACTATTGGAAGTACGTCTTTAGACGCCAGCCCAGCCAAGAGGAGTGCGCACGTGTTTCCATCTCGGTCCCCTTTCGGAGATACATCCAATTCATGCTTCTCGACTGGGAGAAGGATTTCTTCACCGAGCTGTTTGGGTCACCTGGGACAG TTGGGACCTTCGGGCCGTTCCGCACCGGTGATGACTGGCGTGGGCTTCCTGCCCGGATAGATTCGGCGATGACTGGGAAACTCTTCGAGGTCAGCAAACTGATTGCGCGGCACCACAGGAAGAAGGGTCACCGGCACCGCAGGAGGAAGCGGCACCGGCACCACGGGAGGAAGCAGCACCGGCACCGCGGGAGGAAGGGTCGCTGGCGCAGCGGGAAACGATGGCAGAAAAGCTCCCAGGAACAGAGCTGGTCCAGCGACGAAGACGACAGCTACATCTTTGTGCCCTGCCAGAGTGTCTTCTTCTTCTCCGGAG GGGACTATTACCGGGTTGACCTGGAGACCAAGAGGGTGGCGTTTGCTCGGCCCGCGTACCCATGGTCCACCGCCAAGTACTGGTTCAAGTGCAAGGACGCTTTCGAGTAA